From the Betaproteobacteria bacterium genome, the window TTTGTCGCCCGATCTCGAACGCCTGCTCATCCAGGCCATGCAGACCGGCGGTTCGCCCGGCATCGAACCCGGCCTGGCCGACGCGCTGGCCGCCGAGGCCGCGACGGCGTCTGCCAAACTCGAGCAGCTCGGGCATTCGCCGGTATTGCTGGTCGCACCGCAACTGCGCGCGCCGCTGTCGCGCTTTCTGCGGCGCACGATTCCGCATCTGCGCGTCATCGCGCACACCGAAATTCCCGACAACCGCAAGATCCGCGTGGCTGCCATTCTCGGAGGTAGGTCATGAACGTAAAGCAATTCTTCGCCACCAATGCGCGCGAGGCGCTGCACCAGGTCAAGCGCGAAATCGGCGCCGACGCCGTCATCCTGTCAAATCGTCGCGTCGAGGGTGGCGTCGAGATTCTCGCAATACCGCATGCCGACGCACGCGCCTTCGATAGTGCGGCCCGCGAACCGGTGGTGGCCAAGAAGCCTGCCGTCGTGCGCACGGCGATGAACAACCCCCCGGTACAGAATTCCCAGACGGTCAAGGTAGAGATGCCCATGCCCGCACACGCGCAGCGGGCGCGAGCCGCTGCTCAATCGAAGCCGGCGCAGCCGGTACCACCGGTTGCCGCGGCTCCGATCCTGGCGCCGGCCACCGAGCAGATCGCGCGCACCGTAATCCGTGAAATCCAATCGATGCGCGGATTGATCAACGAACGGCTCTCCGGTCTGATGTTCGGGGACATGCAGCGCCGCGAACCGGACAAGCTGCGCATGATGTCGACGCTGCTCGCCGGCGGCTTCAGTCCGGCGTTGTCGCGCCGCTTGCTGGAAAAGTCGCCGGCCGATCGCGGCATGACGGCTCTGCGTGGCTGGATCAAGAAAGCGCTCGACAAGAATCTCATCACCAGTACCGCGGACGACATCGTGACCAAGGGCGGTGTTTACGCGCTGCTCGGTCCCACCGGCGTGGGCAAGACCACGACCACCGCCAAGCTGGCTGCGCGTTGCGTAGTGCGCCACGGCGCGGGAAAGCTGGCGCTGCTCACCACGGACAACTACCGGGTCGGTGCACACGAACATCTGCGCATCTATGGGCGCATTCTCGGCGTGTCGGTGCATGCGGTGCGCGATGCCGCCGATCTGGAGATCGCACTGTCCGAACTGCGCAACAAGCACATGGTGCTGATCGATACGGTCGGCATGAGCCAGAAGGATCAGCATGTGGCCGAACAGGTTGCCATGTTCAGTGGCCAGGGTGAAGGTGTCAAACGCCTGTTGCTGTTGAACGCAACCTGCCAGGGCGACACGCTCGAGGACGTCGTGAATTCCTACAAGGGCAAAGGGCTGGCGGGATGCGTCATCACCAAGACCGACGAGGCGGCCAGCCTTGGCGCGGTGATCGACGCGGTGATCCGTCACAGGCTGCCGGTGCACTACGTTGCCAACGGACAGCGGGTGCCGGAAGACATTCATCCGGTAAACCGCGAATACCTGCTGCACCGCGCCCTGTCCGCGGCGAAAGACAACCCGATCCGTGCTCTGTCGGAGCAGGACATTCCCGCCGCCATGATGGGCGCGGAATTCGCCATCTGAGGCGGTGTTGATGAGCCTACAGCCATCCGACCAGGCCGAAGGACTGCGGCGCCTGCTCGGCAAGCAGATCCCGAAAGTGATCACATTGGTCTCCGGCGGCGCGCGCATCGGCAAAACCTGCGCCGCCATCAATCTCGCGGTGGCGATCGCGCAGGCGGGACGCAGCGTGA encodes:
- the flhF gene encoding flagellar biosynthesis protein FlhF, encoding MNVKQFFATNAREALHQVKREIGADAVILSNRRVEGGVEILAIPHADARAFDSAAREPVVAKKPAVVRTAMNNPPVQNSQTVKVEMPMPAHAQRARAAAQSKPAQPVPPVAAAPILAPATEQIARTVIREIQSMRGLINERLSGLMFGDMQRREPDKLRMMSTLLAGGFSPALSRRLLEKSPADRGMTALRGWIKKALDKNLITSTADDIVTKGGVYALLGPTGVGKTTTTAKLAARCVVRHGAGKLALLTTDNYRVGAHEHLRIYGRILGVSVHAVRDAADLEIALSELRNKHMVLIDTVGMSQKDQHVAEQVAMFSGQGEGVKRLLLLNATCQGDTLEDVVNSYKGKGLAGCVITKTDEAASLGAVIDAVIRHRLPVHYVANGQRVPEDIHPVNREYLLHRALSAAKDNPIRALSEQDIPAAMMGAEFAI